One Solanum pennellii chromosome 9, SPENNV200 DNA segment encodes these proteins:
- the LOC107030718 gene encoding uncharacterized protein LOC107030718: MKPVVQETKNGKVTIKTECRANEEGGKHIEKLDLDTKNVNTVKYVEKKLTEKGVQRLERHPSDGLPLKHDPKKGHGGKYTWEGPDKYNVDEKDLNYNVNEEAEDDDIVGEIEVAKLAEEGVARIEIDPNLKID, from the coding sequence atgaagccAGTGGTACAGGAAACGAAGAATGGCAAAGTTACCATCAAAACAGAGTGCAGAGCAAACGAAGAAGGAGGAAAACACATAGAAAAACTGGATCTCGATACTAAAAACGTCAATACTGTTAAGTACGTCGAAAAAAAGTTGACGGAAAAAGGGGTGCAGAGGTTGGAACGGCATCCATCGGATGGATTGCCGTTAAAGCATGATCCGAAGAAAGGACACGGAGGTAAGTATACATGGGAAGGACCTGATAAGTATAATGTGGATGAGAAAGAtctgaattataatgtgaatgAAGAAGCAGAGGATGATGATATTGTGGGTGAAATTGAAGTAGCAAAATTGGCTGAAGAAGGTGTTGCTAGAATTGAAATTGATCCtaatttgaaaattgattaA